Proteins encoded by one window of Xiphophorus couchianus chromosome 13, X_couchianus-1.0, whole genome shotgun sequence:
- the LOC114156612 gene encoding protein IWS1 homolog, whose amino-acid sequence MDPGQEKDPQGDQLEAHSVGLPADGSPTLKEHPDDGKDLGKVWSNVFQEIMSDNMVSGDHAEESRCSSPPQSVDCSTSSSGSSSQDDWASSFSGSCISSSSRSSITVFSEDEVGSDWTSSYGNISTTSCSPTVDRPYAELEMAQKLQEGIFQLTSLEEPVLSPDDCRPFGISQRHQVGLVGDVTRVTSATGISRKRTKDSDSEEEPPAKRTRDSDAEEEPPAKRTRDSDSEEEPPAKRTRDSDAEEEPSAKSTREQQPRDELPSKRTRDSGTEEEIPAKRSRNSDDEEEPVLSPSTNTLCEDSFQSSPVSSPSPMPFWVDPIFSPISLSPKSACEDPILSSPVFSPSPRLPCEGPIMSIYAISPPISEDSVLSSPVLNCPPRTVCEDPIVSSPAISTSPSTYCKVPSLTFPCICVCMKSQMEKEEEPMPSTSGIGSDRIRGRESSRQVYFRPHYDLSSDDSD is encoded by the coding sequence CTCATAGTGTAGGTCTTCCAGCAGACGGATCCCCAACGTTGAAGGAACATCCAGACGATGGTAAGGATCTTGGTAAGGTGtggtcaaatgttttccaagaaATCATGTCAGACAACATGGTTTCTGGAGATCATGCAGAGGAGTCGAGGTGTAGTTCACCTCCGCAGTCTGTTGACTGTAgtaccagctccagtggtagctccAGTCAAGATGACTGGGCTAGCAGTTTCAGTGGTAGCTGTATTAGCAGCTCCAGTCGTAGCTCTATTACCGTCTTCAGTGAAGATGAGGTAGGTAGTGACTGGACTAGCAGTTACGGTAATATCAGTACTACCAGCTGCAGTCCAACAGTAGACCGTCCTTACGCTGAGCTCGAGATGGCTCAGAAGCTTCAAGAGGGCATTTTTCAATTGACCTCACTTGAAGAGCCTGTTTTGAGTCCAGATGACTGCAGACCTTTTGGTATCTCGCAACGTCATCAGGTAGGTTTGGTAGGGgatgtgactcgtgtgacatCTGCGACCGGCATAAGCAGAAAGAGGACAAAGGACAGTGactctgaagaggagccccctgccaagaggaccagggacagtgacgctgaagaggagccccctgccaagaggaccagggacagtgactctgaagaggagccccctgccaagaggaccagggacagtgacGCTGAAGAGGAGCCCTCTGCTAAAAGCACCAGGGAGCAGCAGCCTAGAGATGAGCTCCCctccaagaggaccagggacagtggTACTGAAGAGGAGATCCCTGCCAAGAGGTCCAGGAACAGCGATGATGAAGAGGAACCTGTTCTCAGTCCCTCCACAAATACATTGTGTGAGGATTCTTTTCAGTCCTCCCCTGTCTCCAGTCCCTCGCCCATGCCATTCTGGGTGGATCCCATTTTTTCACCCATCAGTCTTTCACCTAAGAGTGCATGTGAGGATCCCATTCTGTCCTCCCCTGTCTTCAGTCCCTCACCAAGATTGCCATGTGAAGGTCCCATTATGTCAATCTATGCCATCAGTCCCCCAATCAGTGAAGATTCTGTTTTGTCATCCCCTGTCCTCAACTGTCCACCAAGGACAGTGTGTGAGGATCCCATTGTGTCTTCTCCTGCCATTAGTACTTCCCCATCAACATATTGCAAAGTTCCAAGTTTGACATTCCCTTGCATATGTGTCTGTATGAAGtctcaaatggaaaaagaagaggaacCAATGCCTTCAACATCTGGAATTGGATCTGACAGAATTAGAGGAAGAGAGAGTTCCAGACAAGTGTATTTTAGACCTCACTACGACTTGTCAAGTGATGACTCTGATTAG
- the LOC114156610 gene encoding protein IWS1 homolog: protein MDPGQEKDPQGDQLEAHSVGLPADGSPTLKEHPDDGKDLGKVWSNVFQEIMSDNMVSGDHAEESRCSSPPQSVDCSTSSSGSSSQDDWASSFSGSCISSSSRSSITVFSEDEVGSDWTSSYGNISTTSCSPTVDRPYAELEMAQKLQEGIFQLTSLEEPVLSPDDCRPFGISQRHQVGLVGDVTRVTSATGISRKRTKDSDSEEEPPAKRTRDSDAEEEPPAKRTRDSDSEEEPPAKRTRDSDAEEEPSAKSTREQQPRDELPSKRTRDSGTEEEIPAKRSRNSDDEEEPVLSPSTNTLCEDSFQSSPVSSPSPMPFWVDPIFSPISLSPKSACEDPILSSPVFSPSPRLPCEGPIMSIYAISPPISEDSVLSSPVLNCPPRTVCEDPIVSSPAISTSPSTYCKVPSLTFPCICVCMKSQMEKEEEPMPSTSGIGSDRIRGRESSRQVYFRPHYDLSSDDSD, encoded by the exons ATGGATCCTGGCCAGGAGAAGGACCCGCAGGGGGATCAGCTGGAAG CTCATAGTGTAGGTCTTCCAGCAGACGGATCCCCAACGTTGAAGGAACATCCAGACGATGGTAAGGATCTTGGTAAGGTGtggtcaaatgttttccaagaaATCATGTCAGACAACATGGTTTCTGGAGATCATGCAGAGGAGTCGAGGTGTAGTTCACCTCCGCAGTCTGTTGACTGTAgtaccagctccagtggtagctccAGTCAAGATGACTGGGCTAGCAGTTTCAGTGGTAGCTGTATTAGCAGCTCCAGTCGTAGCTCTATTACCGTCTTCAGTGAAGATGAGGTAGGTAGTGACTGGACTAGCAGTTACGGTAATATCAGTACTACCAGCTGCAGTCCAACAGTAGACCGTCCTTACGCTGAGCTCGAGATGGCTCAGAAGCTTCAAGAGGGCATTTTTCAATTGACCTCACTTGAAGAGCCTGTTTTGAGTCCAGATGACTGCAGACCTTTTGGTATCTCGCAACGTCATCAGGTAGGTTTGGTAGGGgatgtgactcgtgtgacatCTGCGACCGGCATAAGCAGAAAGAGGACAAAGGACAGTGactctgaagaggagccccctgccaagaggaccagggacagtgacgctgaagaggagccccctgccaagaggaccagggacagtgactctgaagaggagccccctgccaagaggaccagggacagtgacGCTGAAGAGGAGCCCTCTGCTAAAAGCACCAGGGAGCAGCAGCCTAGAGATGAGCTCCCctccaagaggaccagggacagtggTACTGAAGAGGAGATCCCTGCCAAGAGGTCCAGGAACAGCGATGATGAAGAGGAACCTGTTCTCAGTCCCTCCACAAATACATTGTGTGAGGATTCTTTTCAGTCCTCCCCTGTCTCCAGTCCCTCGCCCATGCCATTCTGGGTGGATCCCATTTTTTCACCCATCAGTCTTTCACCTAAGAGTGCATGTGAGGATCCCATTCTGTCCTCCCCTGTCTTCAGTCCCTCACCAAGATTGCCATGTGAAGGTCCCATTATGTCAATCTATGCCATCAGTCCCCCAATCAGTGAAGATTCTGTTTTGTCATCCCCTGTCCTCAACTGTCCACCAAGGACAGTGTGTGAGGATCCCATTGTGTCTTCTCCTGCCATTAGTACTTCCCCATCAACATATTGCAAAGTTCCAAGTTTGACATTCCCTTGCATATGTGTCTGTATGAAGtctcaaatggaaaaagaagaggaacCAATGCCTTCAACATCTGGAATTGGATCTGACAGAATTAGAGGAAGAGAGAGTTCCAGACAAGTGTATTTTAGACCTCACTACGACTTGTCAAGTGATGACTCTGATTAG